The region GACAATGAACGTGTCAAACGTTCTGAAAGAAAATCTAAATTTTGAGCGTATCCTTCATAAAGTCTCTGAGGCTGTTTAAAAATATAAGATTCTAGACTTCGATTCAACCGCTGACTCAGAACTTCTAATTTTCTTATATAACTTTGAATCAAACGCAACCGCATTTGTTCTATTTTTAAAATTTCATCTGATAATAACGGTACGGACAATTCTGCTGCGGCAGTAGGTGTAGCTGCACGAACATCTGCCACTAAATCAGCTATCGTTGTGTCTGTTTCATGTCCGACTGATGAAATAATCGGCGTCTTCGCTTCAAAAATAGCACGGGCTACTTTTTCTTCATTAAACGGCCATAAATCTTCAATCGACCCTCCGCCTCGCGCTATTATCATTGTATCAAAATCTCCTTTAGCTTCTACCAACTCAATGCTTTTAACAATATCGTCAGCAGCTTTAGTTCCTTGTACTAAAGTAGGAAATACAACCAATTGGACTATAGGATAGCGACGTTTGATCGTTGTCATGATATCTCGCACTACAGCACCTGAAGGACTTGTAACAACCGCTATTTTTTTAGGAAATGTAGAAATCAGTTGTTTAGGTGCATCAAAAAGCCCTTCTTTTTTCAATTTTTGTTTCATTTCTTCTAAAGCTTGATACAAAGCTCCTATTCCATCGGGTTCCATGTGTTCAATGTACATTTGGTAATTCCCGCTTGCTTCATACAAAGAAATACGTCCGATAACTAAAACTTTCATTCCTTCTTCTGGTGTAAATTTCAACTTTTGATAAGCTCCTTTGAACATCATCGCTGAAATTTTTGCGCGGTCGTCTTTTATACTGAAATATTGGTGTGCATTAGGTCTATTTCTAAAGTTAGAAATTTCGCCGGTTAAATAAACACGTTCTAAGTAAGGATCTTGTTCAAACTTTCTTTTAATATATTTTGTCAAGGCCGTGACAGTTAAATAGTGTTCTGACAAATAACCCCTCCTGACTTTTTATGCTGATTTAGATTGTTTTTTGGGCACTTATAATTGTTTGGTACAATAACATCGTAATCGTCATCGGTCCGACTCCGCCTGGTACAGGTGTCAAATATCCCGCTACTTCTGAGACTTCATCAGCTTTAACATCACCTATCAATTTTCCGTTTTGATCACGATTCATGCCAACATCGATTACCGCAGCACCTGGCTTAATAAAATCTTTCGTGACAAAGTGACCGCGTCCAATTGCCACAACCAAGATATCCGCTGTTCGTGCGATAGCAGCTAAGTTTTTTGTTTTTGAATGAGCCATTGTCACTGTCGCGTCGTTCATTAATAATAATTGCGCCATTGGTTTCCCCACAATATTACTACGTCCGATAACAACAGCTGTTTTCCCTGCTATCTCAATTTGATGGCGTTCCAATAGTTTCATGATTCCATATGGTGTACACGCAATTTTATCAGGTTTCCCAATCAACAGCTTCCCCATATTGATAGGATGAAAGCCATCGATATCTTTTTTTGAATCAATCGCATTTAATATTTTCTCAGAATCGATTTGTTTAGGCAACGGCAATTGAACGAGAATACCATGAATCATCGGATCTTGATTGAAACGGTCAAGTTCATTTAAGAGTTGTTCCTCACTGATTGTATCTGAGTAGCGTTCTATTACTGAATGAAAACCTAAAGCTTGTGCACGCTTTTCTTTATTGCGTACATAGGTTTGACTAGCCGGATCTTCTCCAACTAACAGTACCACTAGTCCGGGAATGACACCTTTCATTTTCAGCTCTTCAACCATAGCTTGCATTTCTTCGTTCATTTCAGCTGCTAGTTCTTTTCCGCTCATCATAATTGCACTCATAGAAAACCCCGCCTTTTTCTGTCTAATTGACGCTCTTTAATTTCATTATGCTCATTTTACCATACAGATTCTTAATGTAGTATGGCTTTTATACCTTTTTAATCTAAAAGAAAAAGAGGCCTATTCAGCCTCTTTTTCCTCTAACTCATTGACAATATTTGCTAATACTCCATTAACAAATTTTCTTGATTTTTCATCACTGTATAATTTGGTAATTTCAAGTGCTTCATTCAAAGCAACTTTTGCTGGTACATCTGGCACATACAGCATTTCAAAAATAGCAATGCGCATAATGACTCTATCCGTTTTTGCTAATCGATCCATTGACCAATTTTCAAGATGACTTTGAATCTTCTCATCAATTTCTGCTTGGTACTCCACCACGCCGGTTACCAATAAATCTAGGTAACTTGGCACTGAAACTATTTCTACTTCATCTGATAAATCTTCTGCACTTGTTAAAGCCTGTTGCATAGCTTCTTCAATCGTAAGATCTTTATTAGCCGATAGTTGAAATAGAGACTGTAAAGCTTTTTCTCTAATTTCACGTCTAGTTAAACTCACTCTTCTTCACCGTCTTCGTCATCCAAACTAAACAAATCTTTTAATTCTGTTTTTTCCGGTACGATCCCTACAATATGGACGTTTACTTCTTTTAACTCGATATCAGTCATTTGAACTAATTGTTCGCGTACTTTTTCTTGCAGTTCTAACGCTACTTTCGGTACTGAAACCCCATAGTTTAAATAACAATAAATATCGACCTTTAAGCCCTCTTCATCAGAGGTTAAGTGCACTCCTTTTTTATGATCTACGCGACCAAATAATTCGGAAACACCTGAAGTTAACTTGCCTTGCATTGCATAAACACCGGCTACTTTATTTGCAGCAATCCCCGAAATGATTTCAATGACTTCTGGTGCCACTTCGATTTCGCCAAGAGTTCCTTTTGTCTCGTTTACTGCAAAATTTAATTCTTCAGCCATAAGGCAGACCTCCTAATTGGTTTTTCTCTAAAAAGTATTCTTATGCACGCGAAACGTATGAACCATCTTGGGTATTGACCACGATCATATCATCCACATTTACAAAAAATGGAACGTTAACATTTGTACCTGTTTCTAACTTAGCCGTTTTAGTTCCGCCTGAAGAAGTATCGCCTCGGATGCCAGGTTCAGTTTCTGCAATTCTTAAAATAACCGTGTTTGGCAATTCAACCCCTAATATTTCTGAGTTATACATCATGATATGAACTTCCATATTTTCTTTCAAATATTTTAGCTCTTCTGTAATAGACTCTGCGGGCAGTTCAATTTGTTCATAGTTTTCTGAATCCATGAAAACATGAGAATCTCCGCTTTCATACAAATATTGCATTTTACGATTATCAATTTGAGCTTTCCCAACTTTTTCACCAGCCCGGAAAGTTTTTTCTTGAACCGCGCCATTTCTTAAATTTCTTAATTTAGAACGGACAAAAGCAGCACCTTTACCTGGTTTAACATGTTGGAAATCGATAACACGCCAAATTCCTCCATCAAATTCAATCGTTAATCCTGTTTTAAAATCATTTACAGAAATCATTTAATTTTCCTCCTAGAATCGTTCCTATTTTCTGTTTCAGTGTATCATTTTTTCAAACAACTTCCTAATAAAAATTGTTCTGTTATCACTAATTTCTACAGAATAATCAGTTCTTTAGGCGAATGAACGATTACTTCATTTCCAAATTCTGTGATGACTAAATCGTCTTCTATCCGTACGCCTCCGATTCCCGGCAAATAAATACCCGGTTCGTCTGTGATCACATTTCCTGGAACAAATAATTTAGTGGCTGATTTTGAAACATTCGGTCCTTCATGGATTTCTAATCCAATACCATGTCCTGTTGAATGACCAAAAGCTTCGCCATAACCGTAGCTTGCGATATGATCACGCGCCACAGCGTCTAATTCCACTCCTGACATTCCTGGTTTAGCAGCATCAATTACTTTTAATTGAGCTTCCAACGTAATTGCATAAATTTCTTTTAGCTTTTCATCCGGTTCTCCCACAGCAAAAGTACGTGTCATATCTGAAACGTATCCTTCGTAGTAACAACCAAAATCAATGGTAACGAAGTCGCCTGTTTCAATCAATTTCTGACTTGCTACACCGTGAGGCATAGCTGAACGAATACCGCTGGCTACGATTGTATCAAATGAAACCCCTGTTGCTCCTAATCCACGCATATGGAAATCTAGTAAATTTGCCACTTCTATTTCAGACATTCCTGGTTTGATCTCACCTAAAATATATTGGAAAGCTGCATCAGAAATTGAACAAGCTTTTTTGATCGTTTCAATTTCAACATCTTCTTTGACTTCTCGTAATTCTTCTATTAAGTTTGAAACAGGTATTAATTCACTTGAGATAACTTGTTCTAATAATTCAAATGTACTAAAAGTAACAAAGTCCTGTTCAAAACCAAGCGTTTCAATTTTATCTGCTTCTGCTATCCGCGCTACTTCATCATAAATAGGTCCACTATTTTGTACAATTTCAAATCCGACGGCTTGAGCAGCAGCTTGTTCTGTAT is a window of Carnobacterium mobile DSM 4848 DNA encoding:
- the nusB gene encoding transcription antitermination factor NusB; this translates as MSLTRREIREKALQSLFQLSANKDLTIEEAMQQALTSAEDLSDEVEIVSVPSYLDLLVTGVVEYQAEIDEKIQSHLENWSMDRLAKTDRVIMRIAIFEMLYVPDVPAKVALNEALEITKLYSDEKSRKFVNGVLANIVNELEEKEAE
- a CDS encoding Asp23/Gls24 family envelope stress response protein yields the protein MAEELNFAVNETKGTLGEIEVAPEVIEIISGIAANKVAGVYAMQGKLTSGVSELFGRVDHKKGVHLTSDEEGLKVDIYCYLNYGVSVPKVALELQEKVREQLVQMTDIELKEVNVHIVGIVPEKTELKDLFSLDDEDGEEE
- the efp gene encoding elongation factor P; this encodes MISVNDFKTGLTIEFDGGIWRVIDFQHVKPGKGAAFVRSKLRNLRNGAVQEKTFRAGEKVGKAQIDNRKMQYLYESGDSHVFMDSENYEQIELPAESITEELKYLKENMEVHIMMYNSEILGVELPNTVILRIAETEPGIRGDTSSGGTKTAKLETGTNVNVPFFVNVDDMIVVNTQDGSYVSRA
- the xseA gene encoding exodeoxyribonuclease VII large subunit — translated: MSEHYLTVTALTKYIKRKFEQDPYLERVYLTGEISNFRNRPNAHQYFSIKDDRAKISAMMFKGAYQKLKFTPEEGMKVLVIGRISLYEASGNYQMYIEHMEPDGIGALYQALEEMKQKLKKEGLFDAPKQLISTFPKKIAVVTSPSGAVVRDIMTTIKRRYPIVQLVVFPTLVQGTKAADDIVKSIELVEAKGDFDTMIIARGGGSIEDLWPFNEEKVARAIFEAKTPIISSVGHETDTTIADLVADVRAATPTAAAELSVPLLSDEILKIEQMRLRLIQSYIRKLEVLSQRLNRSLESYIFKQPQRLYEGYAQNLDFLSERLTRSLSERVKTEKQHYSLLTYKLMLSDPSHLVKQKQDDLQTLNQQLQTEMNRFMENQVKRFDYAVQSLDYLSPLKIMNRGYSYITKDDKVIKNAEQVQVEDLVHIHLHEGSIEAKVVNKMEE
- the folD gene encoding bifunctional methylenetetrahydrofolate dehydrogenase/methenyltetrahydrofolate cyclohydrolase FolD is translated as MSAIMMSGKELAAEMNEEMQAMVEELKMKGVIPGLVVLLVGEDPASQTYVRNKEKRAQALGFHSVIERYSDTISEEQLLNELDRFNQDPMIHGILVQLPLPKQIDSEKILNAIDSKKDIDGFHPINMGKLLIGKPDKIACTPYGIMKLLERHQIEIAGKTAVVIGRSNIVGKPMAQLLLMNDATVTMAHSKTKNLAAIARTADILVVAIGRGHFVTKDFIKPGAAVIDVGMNRDQNGKLIGDVKADEVSEVAGYLTPVPGGVGPMTITMLLYQTIISAQKTI
- a CDS encoding M24 family metallopeptidase; protein product: MSRLKKVREGMRQRGLDALLITSPYNLRYVSNFTGTTGLSVITHHTAYFITDFRYTEQAAAQAVGFEIVQNSGPIYDEVARIAEADKIETLGFEQDFVTFSTFELLEQVISSELIPVSNLIEELREVKEDVEIETIKKACSISDAAFQYILGEIKPGMSEIEVANLLDFHMRGLGATGVSFDTIVASGIRSAMPHGVASQKLIETGDFVTIDFGCYYEGYVSDMTRTFAVGEPDEKLKEIYAITLEAQLKVIDAAKPGMSGVELDAVARDHIASYGYGEAFGHSTGHGIGLEIHEGPNVSKSATKLFVPGNVITDEPGIYLPGIGGVRIEDDLVITEFGNEVIVHSPKELIIL